The Syntrophorhabdaceae bacterium DNA window AAATGGAGGCGCAGCTGCAATACATATACGAACGTATCACTTACTGGGGCAAGCAGGAGAGGGACCGTAAACTGAAGAGCCCCTACGTTCAATAGCTCACGTCGCGACTGCGGGAAGGAGCACACTATGCGACTTCAGGGAAAGGTTGCTATCGTGACAGGAGGAGCTCGCGGACTCGGAAAAGATTACGCTTTGCGCTTCTGTGAAGAAGGTTGCCACCTTGTGATTGCCGATATTCTGGACCCTTCTGCTGTTGCAGACGAGATAGGCAAGAAGGGAGGTGAGGCACTAGCTTTTCGCGCTGATGTGTCAGAGGAGAAAAACACGAACGAGATCGTCCGTAACGCTATCGAGCGCTTTGGGAGAATTGATATTTTGGTTAATAATGCAGCTACTTTTGCTGATCTCGGCAAAAAGCCTTTTCACCAGATTTCCGCGGAAGACTGGGACAAAGTGATGCGGGTCAATCTCAAAGGCACGTTCCTTTGCTGTAAAGCCGTATACCCACATATGAAAAAACAGAAGAGGGGCAAAATCATAAATGTCTCTTCTGGAACCTTTTTTAGCGGAA harbors:
- a CDS encoding 3-oxoacyl-ACP reductase family protein, with translation MRLQGKVAIVTGGARGLGKDYALRFCEEGCHLVIADILDPSAVADEIGKKGGEALAFRADVSEEKNTNEIVRNAIERFGRIDILVNNAATFADLGKKPFHQISAEDWDKVMRVNLKGTFLCCKAVYPHMKKQKRGKIINVSSGTFFSGTPYFLHYVTSKGGIVALTRALARELGDDGICVNAIAPGLTISEAVHGNPMYPEESLRSVAGTRCFKRDELPEDLLGTMVFLASEDSDFITGQTIVVDGGAVLH